Proteins from a single region of Streptococcus mitis:
- a CDS encoding S8 family serine peptidase: protein MGDCKDFCHKKYQIATIFLLSVFAFGFAFAQVSADEGKFESSNQVTHLVTINKLDDSNNIAPPVTADKNALNSSSKEKTEVTESLKQDEYRDNKSDKDETTQKETIAIKSEEKKEELAVKSNSSSESLQSESLSQGGHKEKPNSISSNEIITVPKTWEAGHKGQGTVVAVIDSGLDLNHEVLRISDPSKAKFKNKDDIEKAKKAAGIDYGKWYSDKVVYAYDYFDGTDNIKEAEKESHGMHVTGIVAGNPVNKAPNSEKVYGVAPEAQIMFMRVFSDRDKTTASALYVKAIDDAVALGADVINMSLGAGAGSTVDAGSDIIDAVKRARAKGVSVVIAAGNSNTFGRGFSQPLAENPDYGLVGNPSTVEDSISVASINNKILTTEVFEVKGLENDATLDYGKFDFNRPETEKDFEKGKEYEYIAAGIGREEDFANIDVRGKLALIQRGKINFSDKIKNALKHGAAGVLIYNNVEGANVSMSVTGDAKKIPSVFISKHYGEVLKSGQYKIVFNHKMDNRKSDVADQLSDFSSWGVTTDGQLKPDVTAPGGNIYSSFNDNSYGSISGTSMAAPHVAGVAALVKEYLAKKHPELSASQISEIVKALIMSTAKPHFNKQTGAYTSPRQQGAGVVDTMAATSTDLFVTGANNYPSVTLGNVGDKFTFEVTIHNISDKDRTLKMIVNTNTDEVEEGKFTLRPRKLTETVWPEVTVKAHSTKTVTVSVDTSKFTEELSKIMPNGYFLEGFVRFVNPADDSSVIGLPFMGFKGEFQNLPAIEKPIYQLIKEGNSGFYSEIDKDNPGISPSDDATYLTSSENDVNVLKAERQGNRVTVLGVKQDAEGKYHLQLDEKGNIRLAISPNEDGNKDSVQFKTLVYRNLVNLRATVYDSSDTTHSQPIWQSRPTDLVKNYFDGDTRNPRSYIVDKTAWGGQDSNGNRVSDGIYDYVISYKPDVPGAEEQYTIFKIQIDTQKPLITSGYIRSQKDQEQFIARKPQDVGNGGILLEKVFYIRPSENREATDSEIEQYQIIKQNEDGSYTLPKNVDKSKIFYYVEDFAGNVDFISLKDLVGEENSGRVKIAILDNKTNDEIDTTYVYRIKNSEGQYVTVDKSKDINFLKFGHYVAEIFSYDRTELKFVSALSKEFDLTKENSFQTITFLANKMKYAPVTIGFNQAVPGTTTITLVGEEGQSQVLPAETYGKHSYGKKVVTGEYKVLVNLSNGYELLDNLQPFKVLFGKNNVLSLSVVSKLALIAALNKQMEVVKTPRYYNTKQKLKEIFDQSVKDAQLALGSKLNQDKIDQIVNALESAMQTLDGKESDITSLKNAIKAYAETVKKGKYINSDQERKGQYDREFKLLALLITKDLITQDEIDRLLTTFLQAQDQLNGKETDFMSLKNVIVDEVKFQDKDPRFLTAGKEEKDAYNLIFNKAKLLLENAEASQEEINEVINALKETAVKLNANKVEIPTKPVITINPVNPAKPVVTIKPANPTKPVVTIKPANPTKPVITIKPVIPTKPVVMIKPVNPAKPVVTIKPANPTKPVVTVKPVSQVQPVKIVSHNRQVSTIKPSISNDKIEKDPSIIEAKHENKTLAGSGQQVFLATVNKEGKQLPATGDNNMISIMLSISGIALLLSVIGLATFSKSE, encoded by the coding sequence ATGGGAGATTGCAAAGATTTTTGTCATAAAAAGTACCAAATAGCAACGATTTTTCTGCTATCGGTCTTTGCATTCGGATTTGCTTTCGCACAGGTTAGTGCCGATGAGGGAAAATTTGAATCATCAAATCAAGTTACACATTTGGTAACAATTAATAAATTAGATGATTCAAATAATATCGCACCGCCAGTCACGGCTGACAAGAATGCTCTAAATTCTTCTTCGAAGGAAAAAACAGAAGTGACAGAGTCATTAAAACAAGATGAATATAGAGATAATAAGTCAGACAAGGATGAAACCACACAGAAAGAAACGATTGCTATAAAAAGTGAAGAGAAGAAGGAAGAATTAGCAGTGAAAAGTAATTCTTCTTCGGAAAGCTTACAATCAGAGTCGTTATCTCAAGGTGGACATAAAGAAAAGCCAAACAGTATCTCCAGTAATGAAATTATTACTGTCCCTAAAACCTGGGAAGCAGGACATAAAGGACAAGGAACTGTAGTCGCTGTTATAGATTCAGGTCTTGATTTGAATCATGAGGTTTTGCGTATTTCTGATCCGTCAAAGGCGAAATTTAAAAATAAGGATGATATCGAAAAAGCTAAAAAGGCTGCTGGTATTGACTATGGGAAATGGTACAGTGATAAAGTAGTATATGCTTATGATTACTTTGATGGAACTGATAATATAAAAGAGGCTGAAAAAGAGTCTCATGGAATGCATGTTACTGGTATTGTAGCTGGAAATCCTGTTAATAAAGCCCCGAATTCTGAGAAGGTTTACGGGGTGGCGCCAGAAGCTCAAATTATGTTTATGAGAGTTTTTTCAGACAGAGATAAAACTACAGCCTCTGCCCTTTATGTAAAAGCCATTGATGATGCAGTTGCGTTAGGTGCGGATGTGATCAATATGAGTTTGGGTGCAGGTGCGGGTTCAACGGTAGATGCAGGTTCAGATATCATTGATGCAGTAAAAAGAGCACGCGCTAAAGGAGTATCTGTTGTTATCGCTGCTGGTAATAGTAATACTTTCGGTAGAGGTTTTTCACAACCATTAGCAGAAAATCCTGATTATGGTCTCGTTGGAAATCCCTCTACAGTAGAAGATTCAATTTCTGTTGCTTCGATTAATAATAAAATTCTAACTACTGAGGTATTTGAAGTAAAAGGTTTAGAAAATGACGCTACCCTTGATTATGGTAAGTTTGATTTTAATAGACCTGAAACAGAAAAAGATTTTGAAAAAGGGAAAGAATACGAATATATAGCAGCGGGTATTGGTCGTGAAGAAGATTTTGCCAATATTGATGTGAGAGGCAAGTTAGCACTGATTCAACGTGGTAAAATTAATTTTTCTGATAAGATTAAAAATGCTCTTAAACACGGTGCAGCTGGAGTTTTAATTTATAACAACGTTGAAGGTGCAAATGTTAGTATGTCTGTTACAGGTGATGCTAAGAAAATCCCATCTGTCTTTATTTCAAAACATTATGGTGAAGTTCTTAAGTCTGGTCAGTATAAAATTGTCTTTAATCACAAGATGGATAATCGTAAATCAGATGTTGCAGACCAATTATCAGATTTTTCAAGTTGGGGAGTTACAACAGATGGACAATTGAAACCAGATGTTACTGCACCTGGTGGAAATATCTATTCATCATTTAACGACAACAGTTATGGAAGTATCAGTGGAACAAGTATGGCGGCCCCTCATGTAGCTGGTGTCGCAGCATTAGTCAAAGAATATTTAGCAAAGAAACATCCTGAATTATCAGCTAGTCAAATTTCAGAGATTGTAAAAGCTTTAATTATGTCTACTGCAAAACCACATTTTAATAAACAGACTGGAGCCTATACTTCTCCACGTCAGCAAGGTGCCGGTGTAGTTGACACGATGGCGGCAACCAGCACAGACCTATTTGTAACAGGTGCAAATAACTATCCAAGTGTTACGCTTGGTAATGTTGGTGATAAATTTACCTTTGAAGTTACAATTCATAATATTTCGGATAAAGACCGAACATTGAAGATGATTGTAAATACAAATACGGACGAAGTTGAAGAAGGGAAATTCACTCTCCGTCCACGAAAATTAACTGAAACAGTCTGGCCTGAAGTAACTGTGAAAGCTCATAGTACAAAGACGGTAACAGTTAGTGTAGATACAAGTAAGTTTACTGAAGAACTTAGCAAAATAATGCCAAATGGATATTTTCTAGAAGGATTTGTTAGATTTGTCAATCCTGCAGATGATAGTTCTGTTATTGGTTTACCATTTATGGGATTTAAGGGAGAATTCCAAAATCTACCTGCAATTGAAAAACCAATTTATCAATTGATTAAGGAAGGAAACAGTGGATTTTACTCTGAAATTGATAAGGATAATCCAGGAATTTCACCTTCAGACGATGCAACTTATTTAACAAGTTCTGAAAATGATGTAAATGTTTTAAAAGCAGAGCGTCAAGGAAATCGAGTGACTGTACTCGGAGTGAAACAAGATGCTGAAGGGAAATACCATCTTCAATTAGATGAAAAAGGGAACATCCGCCTTGCTATCTCGCCAAATGAGGATGGAAATAAGGATTCTGTTCAATTTAAAACTCTTGTCTATAGAAACTTGGTAAATCTTCGTGCGACGGTTTATGATTCTTCGGATACAACACACAGTCAGCCTATTTGGCAAAGTCGTCCGACAGACCTTGTAAAAAATTATTTTGATGGCGATACTAGAAATCCAAGAAGTTACATTGTAGATAAAACAGCTTGGGGAGGACAGGATTCTAATGGAAATCGAGTCTCTGATGGAATTTATGACTATGTTATTAGTTATAAGCCAGATGTCCCTGGAGCTGAGGAACAATACACAATATTTAAAATTCAAATCGATACACAAAAACCTCTGATTACTTCGGGATATATTCGTTCTCAAAAAGATCAAGAACAATTTATAGCTCGTAAACCTCAGGATGTCGGAAATGGGGGAATTCTTCTAGAAAAAGTCTTTTATATTCGTCCTTCTGAAAATAGAGAAGCGACAGATTCAGAAATCGAACAATATCAGATTATCAAACAAAATGAAGATGGTAGTTATACACTTCCTAAGAACGTTGATAAATCGAAAATCTTTTATTATGTGGAAGACTTTGCGGGAAATGTAGATTTTATATCTCTCAAAGATCTTGTAGGTGAAGAAAATAGTGGTCGTGTAAAAATTGCTATACTAGACAATAAAACCAACGATGAGATTGATACAACTTATGTTTATCGCATTAAAAATAGTGAAGGTCAATATGTAACTGTTGATAAGTCAAAAGATATTAATTTCTTGAAATTTGGACATTATGTTGCAGAGATTTTTAGCTATGACCGTACAGAGTTGAAATTTGTGAGTGCTTTATCTAAGGAATTTGATTTAACGAAAGAAAATAGTTTTCAAACTATTACCTTCTTGGCTAACAAAATGAAATATGCCCCAGTAACGATTGGTTTTAATCAAGCTGTTCCTGGAACTACAACGATTACTTTGGTAGGTGAGGAGGGTCAGAGTCAAGTCTTGCCAGCTGAAACATATGGTAAACATTCTTATGGTAAGAAAGTAGTTACTGGTGAATATAAGGTTCTTGTAAATCTGTCAAATGGTTATGAATTACTTGATAATCTTCAACCATTTAAAGTTCTGTTTGGTAAAAATAATGTTTTGTCACTTTCAGTTGTTTCTAAGTTAGCTCTGATTGCAGCTTTAAATAAACAAATGGAAGTAGTTAAAACTCCGAGATATTATAATACAAAACAGAAGTTAAAAGAGATTTTTGATCAAAGTGTCAAAGATGCGCAACTAGCATTGGGAAGTAAACTTAACCAAGATAAAATTGATCAAATTGTTAATGCTTTAGAGTCTGCTATGCAAACATTGGATGGTAAGGAATCTGATATCACATCATTGAAGAATGCAATTAAAGCATATGCTGAGACAGTGAAAAAAGGTAAATATATAAATTCTGATCAAGAACGCAAAGGTCAATATGATCGTGAATTTAAACTCTTGGCATTATTAATTACAAAAGATTTGATAACTCAAGATGAAATCGACCGTCTATTGACCACTTTCTTGCAAGCACAAGACCAGCTGAATGGGAAAGAAACAGATTTCATGAGCCTGAAGAATGTTATCGTGGATGAAGTGAAGTTCCAAGACAAAGATCCAAGATTTTTGACAGCTGGTAAAGAGGAGAAAGATGCATATAATCTTATTTTCAACAAAGCTAAGTTACTTTTGGAAAATGCAGAAGCTAGTCAAGAAGAAATTAATGAAGTAATTAATGCTCTAAAAGAAACGGCTGTAAAACTTAATGCTAATAAAGTAGAGATTCCAACTAAACCGGTTATAACGATTAATCCAGTTAATCCAGCTAAACCAGTTGTAACGATTAAACCAGCTAATCCAACTAAACCGGTTGTAACGATTAAACCAGCTAATCCAACTAAACCGGTTATAACGATTAAACCAGTTATTCCAACTAAACCAGTTGTAATGATTAAGCCAGTTAATCCAGCTAAACCAGTTGTAACGATTAAACCAGCTAATCCAACTAAACCAGTTGTAACGGTTAAGCCAGTTTCTCAAGTGCAACCTGTTAAAATAGTAAGTCACAATAGACAAGTCTCAACTATTAAGCCTTCAATTAGCAATGATAAAATTGAGAAAGATCCATCAATTATAGAAGCTAAGCATGAGAATAAAACACTAGCTGGAAGTGGTCAACAAGTATTTTTAGCTACAGTCAACAAAGAAGGAAAACAATTACCAGCCACTGGTGATAATAACATGATTTCTATTATGCTAAGTATTTCCGGAATTGCTCTCTTATTGTCAGTTATTGGACTTGCAACTTTTTCAAAAAGTGAGTAG